The DNA region ATAGTTACCAACTACCAAGAATGGAAGACCTTGGAATCTTGCGTGTATAGACAAACATTTCTAGCCCGAGTCTTTTCACATCTTCAGACATGTCTGTAAAATTTGTCGCATTTAGCAAACAAAAGAATGGTGTTTGTATTCTAGTAGTACAGTTCGTGAAGACTCTTATGGAGCTAATTGTTTACAAAACGGATCATTTTAGAATTTTTTCCAGATTAATAGTGAATGTAGTATTGCTTGCCTATGTCTCTTTTATCCATTGTTTGGAGTATGGAAGTAATTTTTCTTTGAGACTAGAATATCCTATACCTCTATATATCAGATTGTTTCAGATTTTCTACTTGGACTATTTACATAGGCAACAAAAAGAGAGTGTGAAACGTTACTTAAGGAAAATTGATTTGAGTTATCATGTAAGAAGCTAGACAAAAAAAGTTACCTTATAGAAAAAGGATTATGGTTGTTGGAGGCTGGACGTTTGGCGAGGGAAGAGAGGACACTGGAAAATGGTTCTAAAATACCCATTAGATATCCATGTCCCTCCCCCGTGATTAGGTGAACTCATATTTGTAGGTTTAGCTATCTTAATTTTACTGCAGTAGGAACCCTTAGAAATTACCAAACACAAACTAATTGTATTCCCCCTCCTCTTTCTGTCCCCACGTCTAAGAAACAACCTTTAAGCAACAACTCTTTCTTGATGAGTTTTTCTATCTTGTTTAGATTCCACACTTGAGACCTGCTGAATACAAGAGATCCAGATTGCCAAGAAACCGCAGGACTGTGAATCGTGCTTATGGAGGTGTGCTATCTGGAAGTGCCGTAAGGGAGAggtatgattttttttgttttttgtgtcCGCAAATTTGCATATATGCTTTTGGATATTTTTTAGCTCGTAGTTTTTCCACACAAGTACATTAATCTGTCCATGATTTCCCTATGTAGAATCATCCGTGCCTTCTTGgttgaagaacaaaaaattgTGAAGAAGGTTTTGAAGATTCAGAAGGCAAAGGAAAAGCTAGCCTCAAAGTAGATAGACTGAAGTTCTATTATGATTTCAGATAACTTAGCTTTGATGACGATGAAGATGTGTGAAAGAACATTTTGGAATGCAAGTACTAGATTTCAAGTAGAATTTAAGCTCTCGTATGGTTTTGTAATCTCCTTATTGAAACTATTGGCTCCTGACTGGAGGAGGTTGTTTCCTCTTTCCAGTTCAATGATATTTTAATGCATGATAACTCAATTTACTTACGGTTGTGACGCTTATTTGtttgtttacttatttattttcgCTTGCACTCCCGTTACCCTTTTTGCACTTTGCAGTTCATTTTTGGATGAGATACGGGAGTGGTAGTCATTAGGAAATTACTAGTATTACCTTGAATTGCTAGAGAGCCAGGAGGTTGTCCTTGCAAGCCTCTCAATATGCGATGATACAGAAGattaaatgtagattttttttgggattccCTTAAAATCACTTGATAGTAAAATTACTTATGGAGAAGGGTATCAATTCAGGGTAACAGGAGAGATAGATTGGTAATATTTGAATCAAATGTTGGAGCAAACATAAAAGAAGAGTTAACTGTGTGGATCCAAACCCAAAGAACAGCTCAAATTATGTTTGTGATAATCTATATTGTGATTTTTAAAGGTCCCAGTTTTCAATTTCCCCCAGTAAAGCACGGGAGTTGGAATATGCCTTTTTTCAAGGAGCCTTTCCAGAGACATTCAAACTCACGACTGCTTACTTTTACCTCCGCGCATAATTAGCTGGTTCAGATTATGTTTTAGGAGATTGAAGTGATTAGTTCTTCTTTTAACACTTAAATGTGACAAGACCTTGCCAAATCAAGGAGAGAAATCCTGTTCCTAAGGACACTGTATGACAAGTAGACTAGCCAATCTAAAAAATACATGCGTTCATTGTTATATATACTATCAGTGTAAAGCTTTTTAATCTATCATAGCAAGTCAATATTTTTACATTGATAGTCTATTATAAAAAGGAATAGGGACAAAACTAAATGCAATTTCACGGAAGGTGCAAAAATTGTAATGTCAAGAATGGGATTTGAACCCATGCCCTTTCGGACCAGTACCTGAAACTGGCGCCTTAGACCAACTCGGCCATCTTGACTTCTTATTAATTTACATTTCCAGTGATTAttcatcaatttcaattttagtttcAATTGTTTCTTCAGTTATTTATCTGTCTGCTTGTTTGCTCATATATGTCAGGGTGGCCGAGTGGTCTAAGGCGCCAGACTCAAGTTCTGGTCCTCGTGAGAGGGCGTGGGTTCAAATCCCACTTCTGACAAATTCTTGCTTTtctcaaaacaaaaattttgCTACTTTTCTGGCTATTTGATACAAATGGGATAATTTCTTTTGGCCcaaattttcttgatcaaatggAAGAAGGTAGGGCAATGAGTGAAGAAAACATACGCCGGGGCAAATCGTTCAGGTGAACGTGTAGTTTTGACGTCATTAATTCAACAAATTGTTTGTCTATATATGTTCTTAAACTAGGTGTCTCTCCCTGGTAATTGTTTAATAAAGCACTTGATAGCTTATTTTCATCTTGGTCATCCTATGATAAGGATTACGTTACGTTTGATCCAATCTTATTCTAGTCAGAAGTTTGATCTAACTTGCTATTTATCCAATTCGTATGCGACTTTTTTCAGGTAAAAGCAGCATCTTAAATAAGTAAAAGAAACTACTTTTTCCTTGAAAACAAACAATGTGTTGAGTTTGATGTCTTTGAtccataaaaaataatgtaGAATTAGGATCCTTTTTATCAAgttcgatccatatatataaacagAATTTCAGGTTTAGAGAGTTCACAAACCGTCACTATCTCAACTATAAGTGGTGTTAGCCTGTCAGGCTTTAAACAGTGTCTAATCTGATATTAGAAGtttggaaaaaggaaaatgaaagataaaagtCCAACTTGAGAAAGGGAAAACATGCAATAGAACTTACATAAAGACTAAGAAGGAAACACgaaaattttatccaaacttaTCACTTTTAAATTCGAGGAAAGCCGAAAgagtaaaaataaaacataaagctGTACAATAACGGTTAACATAATATCGCTGTTTTTCAGCACTATGGCtagattctttcttttttcttttcttcataggTTCCGGTATCTGAAATCGACTGACTCAACTAATTCAGATAAACTAGCTGTAGCCTGTACACAAAGCCAGGAGGTTCTATGTTTGGGTGTAGCATTTGTTTGTTGAGTAAGTGGTGGATATTTCACTAGGACAGGAAGGAGAATCCCATGACAAACTAGGCTTCCATTCATCAGTCAAACTAGTTGTCAAACTGAAAGGAAATCCAACTGATCTGATGTTTTCCCATTGAGTAATATTATCATTTATTGAAGTTTGATTACTCCTTAATCCTGCTTCATCATCTTCCATGCTTATACTTCTTTGCATCTCTTGTGATGAAGAACTAATTGAGAAGCTGTTCAGTTGTTGATTTTGACCTTCAAAATCTATGGTCTCAGAGTTCTTGCTGATATCAGTGATTAAGCCAAGGGATGTGTTGAAAAACATGGAATTTGCATCCATGAAGTTACAGGAAATGTCTGTGTTAGGACTTGAAAGATAAGATGGTCTTGAAACCATAGAATTGATGGCCTTATATGAAGGAACATTTGAGGCTCCTTGTAGTAAGTCATTATTACTAGATAGGTGGAGAACTGATCCATTTTCAGTTATAGAAGAGACATTCTCCGAACCGAAATGAGCAGTTGCACTTTGATTGAACACCTCTGGAGATGCTACTTCAGATAAAGGATTTATCCATGGGTAAGATAGAGCTCTATTTGCCATTGAGttggttttcttgaagattctgCAGATGGCCCATGAATCCTGCAAGGACCAAAGACAAAGAATTagggataattacatttttggaccgcTCAAAAGAATAAGAGCCAGCAAATTTATAGGTTTTGCATATTAAGTGTAAATATAAAAAGGGCagccggtgcactaagctcccgctatgcgcggggtccggggaagggccggaccacaagggtctattgtacgcagccttaccttgcatttctgcaagatattaagtgtaaatatatatatatatatatacacacacacacacacatattgtatacccaaaatatacataatatactgTGTATTTTGGCTAGCACCCACAATTAATTGCGGCTGATGggcgaaaaataaaaaaagcccAAGAAATTATATCGGTTTAAACTAAGCTATCAAAGTCTTCAATGGATAATAAGGAGGTTAATTAGGCTGCATAGTGAACCTACATTTGGTGGAAAATTCTTATCCAAGAATTTCTTAGGTGGTGTTGACTCGCTGTTAGTTGTTGGAAGGCGAAACTCGTGCATCATCCAGTCAGTTTTTAAGCCTCGAGCAGCTCTGCCTCTGTAGAACACTAGGGACTTCTTAAGACCAATGCATTTGGTGCTATCAGAGCAATAAATAGGCCTGTCAGTTCCCGTGGCCTTCCAAAAACCAGCTCCTGTTACACGGTTTGGACGAACGCTGTTCCTGTATTTACGGTCCCTTGGACAGTAAAAATACCATTCTTTTTCCCCTGTAGATGCTAGCTCTGGACAAAAAATGGTATGGCAAGGGAATATTAGAGTATGGTTCATAATCAGTAAGAATGACATGCAAATAAAAATAGTGTCAAATCTTCTGAAAGGAAACAAACATTTAGTTTAAGAAAAGTCTAGTTTTGTAACTTTGTTTCATAACGCCGTAGCTATTCTTAAAACAGATTGATTCATTTTCAGTGACTGCAGCAGATAGCTCCTGAAAAAATTGTCAAGAAGTTTTCTGTGGTTCTTTTTGAGTTTAACTCCTATACTTTGACAGTGTAAAAGAATCTTTTTACAATCAGATCACCTAAGTAAGATAACTGTCCATAAAAAGTTAGATCAGTAACATGAGAAGTAAAACAAATTACTTGCTATCACGAAATTAGAAATGGAAAATGAACCTAAAGAGTATCGACATGAGACGCAGAGGAATTATCTTTCTTACTTGGAAGGTCCCATGgatcatatttataaatatccACTTGCTTGATGAGCTCAATAGGAAGAGATCTCTGCTGAATCTTTCTCTTCAGATAGAACCCAACCAGCTCTTCATCTGTCGGATGAAATCGAAAACCAGGTAGCATCACTTCATCAAGCTTTTCCACATCACTTTTGTCATCCATACTCTTTCCAGTAAAAGTCTCAGGGCAAATCAAGAATCCTCTAGCAAAAGTCTCAGGGCAAAGTTTAGATTGTGATAGTAGCTTAGAGCACAGTGACAAAGTTTGAGGAAATATTGTTCCTTAAAAACTGCTACCTTGGGACCAAAGTGAAGTTCACAGAGTTGTTTAAATCCAAATTTGTGATCTCGAAAATACTACAAAGTTAGTGTGTATGGAGATATGTTTTTACACCTCCCATGATGTGCTATTGTTTGCTACCCTTTATATTCGTCTGAGTTCTGGCAATCAAAACAAAATGACAAGGCAATCTTCTAAAGAAATTAGTGTACAATATTTTAATATGGAGTTTGACTAGTTTTCTGTTTAAGATGCATTCTAACCGTTTGCCAATGTTTTGTGTACATCCTCTGATTAAAATATGATTCTTTAGGTCATTGGATCTAAAAATGGCAGTTTCTATTCTCTGATTAAAGCTTCTATTCTTTCTGTCATCTACGACCACGTGACCTGCCCCAATTTCATATTTTGGAGTTCGTAGATATTACTTaaacaaaattttgaatttttttagtaAATAACCACCGACCCCTTTCAAATGACTAGaagacaaaaatgattttttttttttttaactcttacTTGGTGTTTATACTAAATTAACTAACGCAAGATATATGTCATGGTTATATCTTTTAATTGGCATTTCCATTTGGAATTAATAGTCTAAAGTTGGATAAGGCAATACTCGTCATAAAATGTTAAGTGTTTGTCTTGTCACATTTGTCTTTTCAAAAAATCCATTTATGTGGTCTACTAATTCTCAGTACTTCTTCATATTCCCACTTCGTTACAAAACCATTGAATTCATGTACAATGTGAGATATGAATGCAATTTCAAGATATTTTTTCAAGAAACCTCTAAAAGTTGAAGTCTGATAAGTTACAGAGGATAAAAGTAATTCTCCATTAAGAAAACCTCAACATGAGACTTGGTTTACCATAAAGTATCTTCTTTTGAAACTGTAAAAGAGGTTAAGATGATAAAAATGTTTAAATTAAGTTGAATAAGAAGATTGATGGATCTGGAAATTTACGTCAGTGCATTGATTTAGGTTGGAATTTGTAGAAGGTTGAGTATATTGCAAGACTAGGTTAACCACATATCGATTTACCAGCGTCTAAGTGGTGAGCATGTGCAACTATGAAGGTAGGGGGTAAATTTTGCAGTTCACCAAACAGCAAGCAACGAGCAGCTCACCTACTAGCTAGAGTTGACTAACTGCTTGACTGATTCTGTAATCTTTTGATCATTATTTCtattattggaaaaaaaatttgctagGAGACatccaacaaaaagaaaaaaatcaccaCTAGAAAATATGGAATTAGCTACGGAATTTATCGGTGATCCCCACTTAATCCGATGCTAAATAGCTCCTagttaattgaatttctttatttcttataataatGTGCCGTTAATCCGTAGCTAAATAGGATTAACATTGAATTTTGCTTTTAAACGACGATGTTTTGTTCGTCGCTAATTTATGGTTTTCTAATAGTGAATGACACTGTTTTCTTAAAGAGTCAGGACTGGAAGTAGGTGGTGGATGAATTCCCTTCGTTAAAAAATTGGACCCATGTAAATAGAgcaaacacaattttttttttgttatatataaattgttgaatttCCTTAAGATACGAGAAAATTCTAGTCAATTTTCAAAGGGAGTTCACAAATTGCTTTGGGAGGTTGGAAATTTCTCTCACTGCACTCCTCTGCAGTGATGAAAAAGTCACATAAATCCTTCAAAGAATTACATCACACCTTCAAACTATATGCACACTTTAATAAAATAGTAATACTTATACAATTGAAAATGAATCTTATGGTTGCATATGCAAAATGATGGCGTTTGTGTTGTAGACTTCTTGCGTAAGGATTTAATCATTTATGGATATACATAAGCCATTTAACATGACATTTGTGGGGCATTTTCCTGATTTATCAAGTGGGAGAAAAATGCATAGCTTAATATAGACAATGCTTGGTGGAGTCTTTGCATTAGAGTGCTAACCCCATGTCTGCTGGCTGAAGAGcatataattaacaaataagCAATCCATAGTAAGTGGGGAAGTTGTTCAATACAACTCTTTTAACGTTTACGGCTCTCGTTAATCTCAATTTCCAATTTAAGGAGCAGGTCAAAGTTCTTTGTAACCAGTGCTAACCACCATCTTTCTGAGTGTCAttaaattattactattatAAACATATGTTTTAGAAAATTGAATAGTACAATCGTAATTATTGTCGCGGAACTTAGGGGTGGTGTTTTACTTTGTAAATAAGCAAAAAAGCAGAACCTTGCAAGAATTGAATTTAAACTCTTATGAATTCAATCATTAAGATTAACctattgtattttgaaaattataGGTTTTAGAtctaatatttatataattataatGTTTTCTttacataaatttatgctccgTAGATGAACCCGATATATGAccacaacaaaatcataaagttTGGGAAATATTACTTTCTCCTCATGATAACCTGATAACGTTGTGTCGACTGTCGAGTACGTGTTGGTTATTTTGTGActgtgtgtgtgttgggttttttctttttttttggcgcGGGGAAGTTGTGTGTGGGGGAGGGCGGGGGGGTGGGGCGACAGTAAGGGAGCTTGAGGGATGGTTGTGGACGTTCTAGCTGTAGAAGTAGTAATTGCAGTACTAAATATTTAACATTCACATAATGTGACTAGTGACATTAAAATTTAATCATTATTTGCATTTCTCAGAATCTAATGAAACCATATCTCTAATTTATTTATTGTGAATTTTCAGATGCATTATGCTTCAATTCCTATTCACACGGCAGTTTATATTATATTCGGGAAGAAAATGAACAAGGTGATGGGGCTGATTTATGCTGATATAGTTGATAGGAAAGTTCAGAAGTCCCAATTGAATTATAGTTGTTAAATTTGTAATACTACTATAGTTTGAATTGTGACCTGTTGGACGCTGGAATGTATATTTAGAAAGTGATAAGGCTGTTTGAAAATTTTGTGCATTACTCTAGATTGAAATAGCCTACCAAGACTAGTTGATTGACTTTCCATAAAACATCGTTCATCGTTGGCAAATCAGTTAACATcagtagaagaaaaaaaaatactatacatatattgatgGAATCCTGGAGAGagaaattattttgtttgtaCATTTAGAGACAGTTTTCACGAATAAACTAATGCTCTCATTATGAGACATTACTTAACTATTGTAAGGTTGAAATTCAAAGatatttggtttttttttttt from Lycium ferocissimum isolate CSIRO_LF1 chromosome 2, AGI_CSIRO_Lferr_CH_V1, whole genome shotgun sequence includes:
- the LOC132047098 gene encoding large ribosomal subunit protein eL34-like, coding for MVQRLTYRKRHSYATKSNQHRVVKTPGGKLIYQTTKKRASGPKCPVTGKRIQGIPHLRPAEYKRSRLPRNRRTVNRAYGGVLSGSAVRERIIRAFLVEEQKIVKKVLKIQKAKEKLASK
- the LOC132048371 gene encoding putative NAC domain-containing protein 94; translation: MDDKSDVEKLDEVMLPGFRFHPTDEELVGFYLKRKIQQRSLPIELIKQVDIYKYDPWDLPKLASTGEKEWYFYCPRDRKYRNSVRPNRVTGAGFWKATGTDRPIYCSDSTKCIGLKKSLVFYRGRAARGLKTDWMMHEFRLPTTNSESTPPKKFLDKNFPPNDSWAICRIFKKTNSMANRALSYPWINPLSEVASPEVFNQSATAHFGSENVSSITENGSVLHLSSNNDLLQGASNVPSYKAINSMVSRPSYLSSPNTDISCNFMDANSMFFNTSLGLITDISKNSETIDFEGQNQQLNSFSISSSSQEMQRSISMEDDEAGLRSNQTSINDNITQWENIRSVGFPFSLTTSLTDEWKPSLSWDSPSCPSEISTTYSTNKCYTQT